One Meles meles chromosome 13, mMelMel3.1 paternal haplotype, whole genome shotgun sequence DNA segment encodes these proteins:
- the DPCD gene encoding protein DPCD isoform X2: protein MAVTGWLENLRTAEKTALLQDVRKWRVKSALGALGQWQMEVGEPAPLGAGSLGPEFIKENNANPIFMRKDTKMSFQWRIRNLPYPKDVYSVCVDQMERCIIIRTTNKKYYKKFSIPDLDRYQLPLDESSLSFAHANCTLIISYRKPKEVLEAESELQKELKKVKTAHSSDGDCKTQ from the exons ATGGCGGTAACGGGCTGGTTGGAGAATCTGCGGACCGCCGAGAAGACGGCGCTGCTGCAGGACG tGAGAAAGTGGCGTGTGAAAAGTGCCTTGGGAGCCTTGGGCCAGTGGCAGATGGAGGTGGGAGAGCCAGCAcccctgggagcagggagcctggggccTGAATTCATCAAGGAAAACAATGCCAAT CCCATCTTTATGCGCAAGGACACCAAGATGAGTTTCCAGTGGCGGATCCGAAACCTCCCCTACCCTAAGGACGTCTACAGTGTCTGTGTGGACCAAATGGAACGCTGCATCATCATCCGAACAACCAACAAAAA GTACTACAAGAAGTTCTCCATTCCTGACCTAGACCGGTACCAGCTGCCTCTGGATGAGTCCTCGCTGAGCTTTGCTCATGCCAACTGCACCCTGATCATCTCT TACCGGAAGCCGAAGGAGGTCCTGGAGGCTGAGTCAGAGCTTCAGAAGGAGCTGAAGAAAGTGAAGACGGCCCACAGCAGTGACGGGGACTGTAAGACCCAGTAG
- the POLL gene encoding DNA polymerase lambda isoform X3 produces the protein MPIHHQKHLQRNPSKKVEKKQEEAFSIPGIGKRMAEKIVEILESGHLRKLDHISESVPVLELFSNIWGAGTKTAQMWYQQGFRTLEDIRDQASLTSQQAIGLKHYDDFLERIPREEATEIEQTVREAAQAFSPGLLCVACGSYRRGKASCGDVDVLLTHPDGRSHQGIFNPLLDSLRRQGFLTDDLVSQEENGQQQKYLGVCQLPGPGRRHRRLDIIIVPYSEFACALLYFTGSAHFNRSMRALAKTKGMSLSEHALSTSVVRDTHGLKVGPGRVLPTPTEKDVFRLLGLPYREPAERDW, from the exons ATGCCAATCCATCATCAAAAGCACTTGCAAAGAAACCCAAGCAAGAAGGTGGAGAAGAAGCAGGAG gagGCCTTCAGTATCCCCGGGATTGGAAAGCGGATGGCCGAGAAGATCGTAGAAATCCTGGAGAGTGGGCATCTGCGGAAGCTGGACCATATCAGTGAGAGCGTGCCTGTCTTGGAGCTCTTCTCCAACATCTGGGGAGCTGGAACCAAAACTGCACAGATGTGGTACCAACAG GGTTTCCGGACCCTAGAAGATATCCGTGACCAGGCCTCCCTGACTAGTCAGCAGGCCATTGGCCTGAAGCATTATGATGACTTCCTGGAGCGCATACCCCGGGAGGAGGCTACAGAGATTGAGCAGACA GTCCGGGAAGCAGCTCAGGCCTTCAGCCCCGGGCTGCTGTGTGTGGCGTGTGGTTCTTACCGCCGGGGGAAGGCAAGCTGTGGTGACGTGGACGTGCTGCTCACCCACCCGGATGGCCGGTCTCACCAGGGCATCTTCAATCCTCTCCTCGACAGCCTTCGGCGCCAAG GGTTCCTGACAGACGACCTGGTGAGCCAGGAGGAGAACGGCCAGCAGCAGAAGTACCTGGGGGTGTGCCAGCTCCCCGGGCCGGGACGGCGGCACCGACGGCTGGACATCATCATTGTGCCCTACAGCGAGTTCGCCTGCGCCCTGCTCTACTTCACTGGCTCTGCCCACTTCAACCGCTCCATGCGGGCTCTGGCCAAGACCAAGGGCATGAGCTTGTCAGAACACGCCCTCAGCACCTCTGTGGTCCGGGACACCCACGGCCTCAAGGTGGGGCCTGGCCGAGTGCTGCCCACCCCCACAGAGAAGGATGTCTTCAGGCTTTTAGGCCTACCCTACCGAGAACCAGCCGAGCGGGACTGGTGA
- the POLL gene encoding DNA polymerase lambda isoform X2: MDPGGILKAFPKRRKIHANPSSKALAKKPKQEGGEEAGEWLSSLRVHVVPSGIGRARAELFEKQITQHGGKICAAQAPGVTHIVVDEGMDYERALRLLRLPQLPQGAQLVKSTWLSLCLQEKRLVDTAGFNICIPNRYLDQPQLSKADQDSSAPPGAQEAVLRTALSPPRPPTRPVSPPQRTEEAPSTQAQPGCDDETSDGEETQVSAADLEALISGHCSPSLEGDGEPSPAPKGLDKWVCAQPSSQKAVNYNPHITEKLEVLAKAYSVQGDKWRALGYAKAINALKSFHKPVTSYQEAFSIPGIGKRMAEKIVEILESGHLRKLDHISESVPVLELFSNIWGAGTKTAQMWYQQGFRTLEDIRDQASLTSQQAIGLKHYDDFLERIPREEATEIEQTVREAAQAFSPGLLCVACGSYRRGKASCGDVDVLLTHPDGRSHQGIFNPLLDSLRRQGFLTDDLVSQEENGQQQKYLGVCQLPGPGRRHRRLDIIIVPYSEFACALLYFTGSAHFNRSMRALAKTKGMSLSEHALSTSVVRDTHGLKVGPGRVLPTPTEKDVFRLLGLPYREPAERDW; this comes from the exons ATGGACCCTGGGGGCATCTTGAAGGCATTTCCCAAGCGGAGGAAAATTCATGCCAATCCATCATCAAAAGCACTTGCAAAGAAACCCAAGCAAGAAGGTGGAGAAGAAGCAGGAG AGTGGCTGAGCTCCCTGCGGGTCCATGTTGTGCCCAGCGGCATTGGGCGAGCCCGGGCAGAACTCTTTGAGAAGCAGATTACTCAGCATGGAGGCAAGATATGTGCTGCCCAGGCCCCAGGGGTCACTCACATTGTGGTGGATGAAGGCATGGACTATGAACGAGCCCTCCGCCTCCTTCGACTGCCCCAGCTACCCCAGGGTGCTCAGCTGGTGAAGTCCACTTGGCTCAGCCTGTGCCTGCAGGAGAAAAGGCTAGTAGACACAGCAGGATTCAACATCTGCATCCCCAACag GTACCTGGACCAACCACAGCTCAGCAAGGCAGACCAAGACTCTTCTGCGCCTCCTGGAGCCCAGGAGGCTGTGCTCAGGACAGCCCTCTCTCCTCCTCGCCCTCCCACCAGGCCTGTATCTCCTCCTCAGAGGACAGAGGAGGCCCCGAGCACCCAAGCCCAG CCTGGCTGTGATGATGAAACCAGTGACGGGGAAGAGACCCAGGTTAGCGCAGCTGATCTGGAAGCCCTTATCAGTGGCCACTGCTCCCCCTCCCTCGAGGGAGATGGTGAGCCTAGTCCAGCCCCTAAGGGTCTGGATAAATGGGTCTGTGCACAGCCTTCGAGCCAGAAGGCGGTCAACTACAACCCCCACATCACAGAGAAGCTGGAAGTGCTGGCCAAAGCTTACAGTGTTCAGGGAGACAAGTGGAGGGCCCTGGGCTATGCCAAGGCCATCAATGCCCTCAAGAGCTTCCACAAGCCTGTCACCTCCTACCAG gagGCCTTCAGTATCCCCGGGATTGGAAAGCGGATGGCCGAGAAGATCGTAGAAATCCTGGAGAGTGGGCATCTGCGGAAGCTGGACCATATCAGTGAGAGCGTGCCTGTCTTGGAGCTCTTCTCCAACATCTGGGGAGCTGGAACCAAAACTGCACAGATGTGGTACCAACAG GGTTTCCGGACCCTAGAAGATATCCGTGACCAGGCCTCCCTGACTAGTCAGCAGGCCATTGGCCTGAAGCATTATGATGACTTCCTGGAGCGCATACCCCGGGAGGAGGCTACAGAGATTGAGCAGACA GTCCGGGAAGCAGCTCAGGCCTTCAGCCCCGGGCTGCTGTGTGTGGCGTGTGGTTCTTACCGCCGGGGGAAGGCAAGCTGTGGTGACGTGGACGTGCTGCTCACCCACCCGGATGGCCGGTCTCACCAGGGCATCTTCAATCCTCTCCTCGACAGCCTTCGGCGCCAAG GGTTCCTGACAGACGACCTGGTGAGCCAGGAGGAGAACGGCCAGCAGCAGAAGTACCTGGGGGTGTGCCAGCTCCCCGGGCCGGGACGGCGGCACCGACGGCTGGACATCATCATTGTGCCCTACAGCGAGTTCGCCTGCGCCCTGCTCTACTTCACTGGCTCTGCCCACTTCAACCGCTCCATGCGGGCTCTGGCCAAGACCAAGGGCATGAGCTTGTCAGAACACGCCCTCAGCACCTCTGTGGTCCGGGACACCCACGGCCTCAAGGTGGGGCCTGGCCGAGTGCTGCCCACCCCCACAGAGAAGGATGTCTTCAGGCTTTTAGGCCTACCCTACCGAGAACCAGCCGAGCGGGACTGGTGA
- the POLL gene encoding DNA polymerase lambda isoform X1 yields the protein MDPGGILKAFPKRRKIHANPSSKALAKKPKQEGGEEAGEWLSSLRVHVVPSGIGRARAELFEKQITQHGGKICAAQAPGVTHIVVDEGMDYERALRLLRLPQLPQGAQLVKSTWLSLCLQEKRLVDTAGFNICIPNSRYLDQPQLSKADQDSSAPPGAQEAVLRTALSPPRPPTRPVSPPQRTEEAPSTQAQPGCDDETSDGEETQVSAADLEALISGHCSPSLEGDGEPSPAPKGLDKWVCAQPSSQKAVNYNPHITEKLEVLAKAYSVQGDKWRALGYAKAINALKSFHKPVTSYQEAFSIPGIGKRMAEKIVEILESGHLRKLDHISESVPVLELFSNIWGAGTKTAQMWYQQGFRTLEDIRDQASLTSQQAIGLKHYDDFLERIPREEATEIEQTVREAAQAFSPGLLCVACGSYRRGKASCGDVDVLLTHPDGRSHQGIFNPLLDSLRRQGFLTDDLVSQEENGQQQKYLGVCQLPGPGRRHRRLDIIIVPYSEFACALLYFTGSAHFNRSMRALAKTKGMSLSEHALSTSVVRDTHGLKVGPGRVLPTPTEKDVFRLLGLPYREPAERDW from the exons ATGGACCCTGGGGGCATCTTGAAGGCATTTCCCAAGCGGAGGAAAATTCATGCCAATCCATCATCAAAAGCACTTGCAAAGAAACCCAAGCAAGAAGGTGGAGAAGAAGCAGGAG AGTGGCTGAGCTCCCTGCGGGTCCATGTTGTGCCCAGCGGCATTGGGCGAGCCCGGGCAGAACTCTTTGAGAAGCAGATTACTCAGCATGGAGGCAAGATATGTGCTGCCCAGGCCCCAGGGGTCACTCACATTGTGGTGGATGAAGGCATGGACTATGAACGAGCCCTCCGCCTCCTTCGACTGCCCCAGCTACCCCAGGGTGCTCAGCTGGTGAAGTCCACTTGGCTCAGCCTGTGCCTGCAGGAGAAAAGGCTAGTAGACACAGCAGGATTCAACATCTGCATCCCCAACag CAGGTACCTGGACCAACCACAGCTCAGCAAGGCAGACCAAGACTCTTCTGCGCCTCCTGGAGCCCAGGAGGCTGTGCTCAGGACAGCCCTCTCTCCTCCTCGCCCTCCCACCAGGCCTGTATCTCCTCCTCAGAGGACAGAGGAGGCCCCGAGCACCCAAGCCCAG CCTGGCTGTGATGATGAAACCAGTGACGGGGAAGAGACCCAGGTTAGCGCAGCTGATCTGGAAGCCCTTATCAGTGGCCACTGCTCCCCCTCCCTCGAGGGAGATGGTGAGCCTAGTCCAGCCCCTAAGGGTCTGGATAAATGGGTCTGTGCACAGCCTTCGAGCCAGAAGGCGGTCAACTACAACCCCCACATCACAGAGAAGCTGGAAGTGCTGGCCAAAGCTTACAGTGTTCAGGGAGACAAGTGGAGGGCCCTGGGCTATGCCAAGGCCATCAATGCCCTCAAGAGCTTCCACAAGCCTGTCACCTCCTACCAG gagGCCTTCAGTATCCCCGGGATTGGAAAGCGGATGGCCGAGAAGATCGTAGAAATCCTGGAGAGTGGGCATCTGCGGAAGCTGGACCATATCAGTGAGAGCGTGCCTGTCTTGGAGCTCTTCTCCAACATCTGGGGAGCTGGAACCAAAACTGCACAGATGTGGTACCAACAG GGTTTCCGGACCCTAGAAGATATCCGTGACCAGGCCTCCCTGACTAGTCAGCAGGCCATTGGCCTGAAGCATTATGATGACTTCCTGGAGCGCATACCCCGGGAGGAGGCTACAGAGATTGAGCAGACA GTCCGGGAAGCAGCTCAGGCCTTCAGCCCCGGGCTGCTGTGTGTGGCGTGTGGTTCTTACCGCCGGGGGAAGGCAAGCTGTGGTGACGTGGACGTGCTGCTCACCCACCCGGATGGCCGGTCTCACCAGGGCATCTTCAATCCTCTCCTCGACAGCCTTCGGCGCCAAG GGTTCCTGACAGACGACCTGGTGAGCCAGGAGGAGAACGGCCAGCAGCAGAAGTACCTGGGGGTGTGCCAGCTCCCCGGGCCGGGACGGCGGCACCGACGGCTGGACATCATCATTGTGCCCTACAGCGAGTTCGCCTGCGCCCTGCTCTACTTCACTGGCTCTGCCCACTTCAACCGCTCCATGCGGGCTCTGGCCAAGACCAAGGGCATGAGCTTGTCAGAACACGCCCTCAGCACCTCTGTGGTCCGGGACACCCACGGCCTCAAGGTGGGGCCTGGCCGAGTGCTGCCCACCCCCACAGAGAAGGATGTCTTCAGGCTTTTAGGCCTACCCTACCGAGAACCAGCCGAGCGGGACTGGTGA
- the DPCD gene encoding protein DPCD isoform X1 has protein sequence MAVTGWLENLRTAEKTALLQDGRRKVHYLFPDGKEMAEEYDEKTDELLVRKWRVKSALGALGQWQMEVGEPAPLGAGSLGPEFIKENNANPIFMRKDTKMSFQWRIRNLPYPKDVYSVCVDQMERCIIIRTTNKKYYKKFSIPDLDRYQLPLDESSLSFAHANCTLIISYRKPKEVLEAESELQKELKKVKTAHSSDGDCKTQ, from the exons ATGGCGGTAACGGGCTGGTTGGAGAATCTGCGGACCGCCGAGAAGACGGCGCTGCTGCAGGACG GGAGAAGGAAGGTGCACTATTTGTTCCCAGATGGAAAGGAAATGGCTGAAGAATATGATGAGAAGACGGACGAACTACTTG tGAGAAAGTGGCGTGTGAAAAGTGCCTTGGGAGCCTTGGGCCAGTGGCAGATGGAGGTGGGAGAGCCAGCAcccctgggagcagggagcctggggccTGAATTCATCAAGGAAAACAATGCCAAT CCCATCTTTATGCGCAAGGACACCAAGATGAGTTTCCAGTGGCGGATCCGAAACCTCCCCTACCCTAAGGACGTCTACAGTGTCTGTGTGGACCAAATGGAACGCTGCATCATCATCCGAACAACCAACAAAAA GTACTACAAGAAGTTCTCCATTCCTGACCTAGACCGGTACCAGCTGCCTCTGGATGAGTCCTCGCTGAGCTTTGCTCATGCCAACTGCACCCTGATCATCTCT TACCGGAAGCCGAAGGAGGTCCTGGAGGCTGAGTCAGAGCTTCAGAAGGAGCTGAAGAAAGTGAAGACGGCCCACAGCAGTGACGGGGACTGTAAGACCCAGTAG